The segment gacggacggacggacggacggacgacggacaacgggtgatcagaaaagctcacttgaaccttcggttcaggtgagctaaaaactcaCTACGTCATGACTTCTTATAAATCGTAGAAatccaaaattgaaatgaatagaaatttaaaggggcatggtcacgattttggtcaaaattatttttctgtttttattatttacaatgctttaggaatggatatctaatgatcaaatgaaatgttGGTGTCAATCGTCTTGTTATAAGCGAATAAACAAAGCTTCGTTAACGTTTTGAATGTAGAAGTTataaattccagttttagacccaAAACGAATGTGATAAGCGCTAagaactatttatttatgcttaaaatgaataagaaaagaATAAATCATTTAGAAAAAGAAcatatattgaaccaatgtaaacacagacagggcacaagccttgtaTTGGAAGCTCCTGTATCTTGCTCTTAACTCTACGACAGacgctcaaattttggttgatcattagaaatgcattattaAAGCATATCAACACTAAAAATAGACCAatgaaatttgaacaaaatcgtgaccatgccccattAAAAGTGTTATGGTATTTAATTTAAGTAACTTACATGATTTAAATGAACATACAGCCACAgcattaataaaaaacaaatatttcttcGTCTCATATCCCCTTATTACCAGCAAATTATAATCACACAGAGGCTGAAGTTGAAAAGGGAAAGTCCATTCAGAACCCAAGGCGAAATGAAGAGATTTGAATCCTGTTTCggtgtcttttaaaaaaacaagactTTTATGTTGTATGAGTCCATTTGATGTGTTTGTAGCAGAGAGACACAGCTGCCGTAGACCCTCTTGGATGAAAAACGTCGTGTCCCCCGATGCTACACTTCTGGTCTGACTGATTTGACTGAGTGGCCTCGAGGGTTCAATGTCAAATTCATCCGAGTTCAGGTCCTTTACAGTGTATGTAGAAGGGGGATTATGGGATACATCTACCAAAAAGGTTCTCTGAAGtcaaaattacaaacatttaGAGTACAGTATTCTCTttgcaattgatttttttttagatttacttctaaaatttcatttttgaaattgatattttttctccAACAAATTCGCTATCAATATCCCCTTGCATTGTCAATACGACAAatgattatttatcaaaatgagTTCTCACcacatttgaatttttctttatattattaACACTTTCTTTTTCATCTCTGCCATCTAAAACAATCATAAATACTAATTTAATATTTGGAATAAAACATTTACCTATATACATGCATCTTTGTCACTgattaacaaacatttaaactttGTACTTCTATAGATCtaatttccttttcttttctCGTGAATTGCAACCGTTAATTGATTTTGGGTGATAAAATTCATACTTTTGACAGACTGATATACACTTTAAAATTCACGGTTTTATGGTTTGGTTGTATTTATGTACGTAAGTGCAATGATTTAACCTTGAAATAATGCTTCACACGTGTAGTCCGTGACGTCAGATGACAGACCGACAAACAGAGGCACAGTCAAAGTGATGGGAGTCGAACCCTCGACCCCAGTACTGAGATACAGGTGCAGCAGAGCTGTTCGTGCCTTCCTCTCTGTAATTAATAAAGGTATCCAAATAGGAATCAGGCATCTTTTGAGTGCAATAGGAACCACTTTCGTTGTCAGATCTGACCGAAAAATAACTTCCTGATTGTAGATctgaaattgataaaagaaaagatgacaAAACACTTAGTTTATAAACCTTATCGATTAGATCTCCAAGGTCCCATATCGAGTCTTTTTGTCCTTAAACAACCAAGAAGGTTTGAAGAATTGATTCGCTGATAAATACGTAACTTAATAAACTAATATTTAT is part of the Magallana gigas chromosome 3, xbMagGiga1.1, whole genome shotgun sequence genome and harbors:
- the LOC105325001 gene encoding uncharacterized protein; this translates as MASEIYNQEVIFRSDLTTKVVPIALKRCLIPIWIPLLITERKARTALLHLYLSTGVEGSTPITLTVPLFVGLSSDVTDYTCEALFQDGRDEKESVNNIKKNSNVRTFLVDVSHNPPSTYTVKDLNSDEFDIEPSRPLSQISQTRSVASGDTTFFIQEGLRQLCLSATNTSNGLIQHKSLVFLKDTETGFKSLHFALGSEWTFPFQLQPLCDYNLLVIRGYETKKYLFFINAVAVCSFKSYMTQNEVYLLYGKACIHSLSPGPRPSYDFYPVTHLYRSKPILYFLDIFNNSGGIMEKYIKNLGGDPSSFVTTIIIISIAIIIIDTIVNTIAYNTIIIIDIIVITIIIYFIIITDVTMNDIIYIIFIDMTIIIIVVIDIITSSSSST